A genomic stretch from Cardiocondyla obscurior isolate alpha-2009 linkage group LG10, Cobs3.1, whole genome shotgun sequence includes:
- the LOC139106158 gene encoding uncharacterized protein, with protein MAEVRSKIQLSEVGINERVTMRTTATGALLIQVPGSKNDCKADALAGLIKQVLANKENVKISRPVITAEIRVWPLEPSITKEKVIEAIASKGACQPKNIQAGDPRQLASNMGSLWLKLPLAAAKKAAIGGTLCVGWTKIKVSLLDPRPIRCFKCLERGHTRETFPSSIDRSNKCYRCGNLGHVARTCRAFPRCPVCADINRRSDHVLGGKACTTQKRRGKPAGNTKDPCSTEQAAMEVNLCHSGAAQDLFLHTLAESGCTLGVILKPFCIPGNHPSWIGDDTGTVAITWRWWRRAPPCAPIGRGHRFVAVHWGPVAVVGTYLPPLGSLQEYEDWLEKIAVFLDGLRSLSIILAGDFNSWSRAWGSRKTNGRGRILEKWTAAKNLVLLNRGRVPTCVRPQGESIIDLTWATPAAASMVQKLEVATDLEHLSDHRYILLKLRARGGSSARWDENIAKLRREATRLRRVVTRSRGNLLSKTTALNSYKEARFALRVAIRKAKANAWENLISELDGDPWGLAYKIVTKKLKPPAPSVTETLHPNFVRNVVDALFPRAPRKAETDDSLFSVPPDREKEEIPVIEKDEFFLWPESSWRELSSTGLVQHLSEESPNLSSAQYGFQIRLSTVDAILRVRSLLEETISQGGVVLAVSIDISNAFNSLPWNTIKRSLQRHRVPKYLQAIVDKYFENRNISYFNRNGRLITTLPPDCQLVCYADDTLILAGGNNWSEARSRVETAVKAIFMAIKRAGLKAAPEKTEVIWFRGKDKAHGNPPSCTIHVDTVNIAPEPTVKYLGLLLDERWAFSEHFAMIVERVASCATALKRILLNLRGPGGAARRLYVNAVRAVAMYGAPVWAKDLAVNKGRRSLSLKDPSTLLQSGRRGPTERFRVRRLQCLRAPYRWT; from the exons ACTGGCGCATTACTTATACAAGTACCGGGGTCGAAGAACGACTGTAAAGCTGACGCTCTAGCCGGCCTGATAAAACAGGTTTTGGCTAATAAGGAAAACGTCAAAATCTCTCGCCCGGTTATTACTGCGGAAATTCGAGTGTGGCCGCTCGAACCCTCCATCACAAAGGAAAAAGTTATCGAGGCCATAGCAAGTAAAGGAGCCTGCCAGCCTAAGAACATCCAGGCTGGAGATCCGCGACAATTAGCCAGCAATATGGGCAGTCTCTGGTTAAAACTCCCTCTGGCTGCTGCAAAAAAAGCAGCAATAGGAGGAACTTTGTGTGTGGGCTggacaaaaataaaagtatccCTCCTCGACCCACGGCCTATCAGATGCTTTAAGTGCCTAGAACGAGGCCACACTCGAGAAACCTTTCCGAGTTCCATAGACAGGTCAAACAAATGTTACCGATGTGGTAACCTCGGACACGTAGCTAGAACCTGCAGGGCTTTTCCGCGATGCCCGGTCTGTGCCGATATCAATAGAAGAAGTGATCACGTTTTGGGTGGCAAGGCGTGCACCACTCAAAAGCGAAGAGGAAAACCGGCGGGCAACACCAAAGACCCTTGCTCGACTGAACAAGCAGCGATGGAG GTTAACTTATGCCACTCCGGCGCAGCGCAGGACCTCTTTTTGCATACACTCGCGGAGAGTGGCTGTACACTTGGAGTGATCTTGAAGCCCTTTTGCATTCCGGGCAACCACCCCTCTTGGATAGGAGATGACACGGGGACAGTCGCGATAACGTGGCGGTGGTGGCGAAGAGCCCCGCCCTGCGCACCAATTGGCCGCGGTCACCGTTTCGTTGCGGTCCACTGGGGCCCTGTTGCAGTAGTGGGGACATACTTACCTCCGTTGGGATCCCTGCAGGAATATGAAGATTGGCTGGAAAAAATTGCAGTCTTTTTAGATGGACTCCGATCTCTCTCCATCATACTAGCCGGAGATTTTAACTCCTGGTCAAGGGCCTGGGGCTCTCGTAAAACGAACGGAAGAGGCCGAATCCTGGAAAAGTGGACAGCGGCAAAGAATCTCGTGCTGCTTAATCGAGGAAGAGTCCCGACATGTGTGCGACCGCAGGGGGAGTCTATTATAGACTTAACGTGGGCCACTCCTGCGGCCGCCAGTATGGTCCAAAAATTGGAGGTGGCCACGGACCTCGAGCACCTCTCGGACCACAGATATATACTGTTAAAGCTCAGGGCCCGTGGTGGCTCCTCTGCAAGG TGGGACGAAAATATAGCCAAACTAAGGCGTGAAGCTACTCGATTGCGTAGAGTAGTCACGCGTAGTCGGGGCAATTTACTGAGCAAAACCACCGCTCTAAATAGTTATAAAGAGGCGAGATTCGCTCTACGAGTGGCCATCCGGAAGGCCAAAGCGAATGCTTGGGAAAACTTGATCTCCGAATTAGATGGAGACCCTTGGGGCTTggcatataaaattgtaaccAAGAAACTCAAACCGCCAGCTCCATCGGTCACGGAGACGCTACACCCGAATTTTGTACGGAATGTAGTTGATGCTTTATTCCCCAGAGCTCCACGGAAGGCAGAAACGGACGACTCCCTATTTTCTGTACCGCCAGATagggaaaaggaagaaataCCTGTAATTGAGAAAGACGAATTTTTCTTGTG GCCGGAAAGCTCTTGGAGAGAGTTGTCGTCAACCGGCCTCGTCCAGCACCTATCCGAGGAAAGCCCAAACTTGAGCTCTGCTCAGTATGGCTTCCAGATAAGACTCTCGACCGTGGACGCAATATTGCGTGTAAGATCCCTCTTGGAAGAGACGATTTCCCAGGGAGGGGTAGTTCTTGCTGTGTCTATAGATATATCTAATGCATTCAACTCACTTCCCTGGAACACTATCAAGAGATCGCTCCAGCGGCATAGAGTGCCAAAGTATTTGCAGGCAATTGTGGACAAATActttgaaaatagaaatatttcataCTTCAACCGAAATGGACGGCTAATTACAA CGTTGCCCCCGGATTGTCAATTGGTATGCTACGCGGATGACACTCTTATATTAGCCGGGGGAAACAACTGGTCGGAGGCACGTAGTAGAGTCGAAACTGCAGTGAAAGCCATCTTTATGGCTATCAAAAGGGCCGGACTTAAAGCGGCGCCCGAGAAGACAGAAGTTATATGGTTCCGTGGCAAAGATAAGGCTCACGGTAACCCGCCAAGCTGTACTATCCACGTGGATACGGTTAACATAGCTCCGGAGCCCACCGTTAAATACCTGGGACTTCTCCTAGACGAACGGTGGGCCTTCAGCGAGCACTTCGCTATGATTGTGGAGCGTGTAGCGTCTTGTGCTACAGCTTTGAAGAGAATCCTCCTAAACTTAAGAGGACCAGGTGGGGCGGCGAGGCGCCTTTATGTTAACGCGGTGCGTGCCGTGGCGATGTACGGTGCGCCCGTGTGGGCCAAAGATTTGGCAGTAAACAAAGGAAGACGTTCTCTATCCTTGAAAGATCCTTCCACCCTGTTACAGTCAGGGCGGCGCGGGCCTACAGAACGGTTTCGCGTGCGGCGGCTGCAGTGCTTGCGGGCGCCCTACCGTTGGACTTGA